From a single Miscanthus floridulus cultivar M001 chromosome 8, ASM1932011v1, whole genome shotgun sequence genomic region:
- the LOC136477153 gene encoding CBL-interacting protein kinase 6-like codes for MGEGEAAEVKGGVLQGRYELGRVLGHGNFGRVHAARDLRTGRGVAVKVLVKDKVLRAGMMEQIKREIAVMKRVSHPNIVELHEVMATRSKIYLALELVRGGELFARIVRAGRVKEDVARRYFRQLISAVDFCHARGVYHRDLKPENLLIDEAGNLKVVDFGLSALADHARSDGLLHTLCGTPGYVAPEVFRNKGYDGAKADIWSCGVILYVLLAGSLPFPEDNIAAMFRKMSRGDYRCPPWLSTEARRLIPKLLDPNPDTRITIAQIVETPWFNKPSIGKPVKAAAAAEPPVEPVFSAKDGGDKDEPPETLNAFHLISLSAGFDLSPLFDVEGGPTRDHREGSMRFATRESASGVVSRLEEVAARGGGRMRVTKSGARGVRLEGAERGGRKGRLAVAADIFSLAPSVLVVDVKKDGGDTLEYRSFCSEELRPALKDIVWAADPPPPPSCDAVRPPVPLIVVDGS; via the coding sequence ATGGGTGAGGGGGAGGCGGCGGAGGTGAAGGGCGGGGTGCTGCAGGGCCGCTACGAGCTGGGCCGCGTGCTGGGGCACGGCAACTTCGGGCGCGTCCACGCGGCGCGGGACCTGCGCACCGGGCGCGGCGTGGCGGTGAAGGTGCTCGTCAAGGACAAGGTGCTGCGCGCGGGCATGATGGAGCAGATCAAGCGCGAGATCGCCGTGATGAAGCGCGTGTCCCACCCAAACATCGTGGAGCTCCACGAGGTGATGGCCACGCGCTCCAAGATCTACCTCGCGCTCGAGCTCGTCCGCGGCGGGGAGCTCTTCGCGCGGATCGTGCGCGCCGGCCGCGTCAAGGAGGACGTCGCGCGCCGCTACTTCCGCCAGCTCATCTCCGCCGTCGACTTCTGCCACGCGCGGGGCGTGTACCACCGCGATCTCAAGCCGGAGAACCTCCTCATCGACGAGGCGGGgaacctcaaggtcgtcgacttCGGCCTCAGCGCGCTCGCCGACCACGCGCGCAGCGACGGCCTGCTGCACACGCTCTGCGGCACGCCGGGGTACGTCGCGCCGGAGGTGTTCCGGAACAAGGGCTACGACGGCGCCAAGGCCGACATCTGGTCGTGCGGCGTCATCCTCTACGTTCTCCTCGCCGGGTCGCTGCCGTTCCCGGAGGACAACATCGCCGCCATGTTCAGGAAGATGAGCCGCGGCGACTACCGGTGCCCGCCGTGGCTGTCTACCGAGGCGCGCAGGCTCATCCCCAAGCTGCTCGACCCCAACCCCGACACCCGCATCACCATCGCCCAGATCGTCGAGACGCCGTGGTTCAACAAGCCGTCCATCGGGAAGCCCGTcaaagcagccgccgccgccgagccgccgGTCGAGCCTGTTTTCTCCGCGAAGGACGGCGGCGACAAGGACGAGCCGCCGGAGACGCTGAACGCGTTCCACCTGATTTCCCTCTCCGCCGGGTTCGACCTCTCGCCGCTGTTCGATGTGGAAGGCGGTCCCACCAGGGATCACCGGGAGGGCAGCATGCGGTTCGCGACGCGGGAGTCCGCAAGCGGCGTCGTCTCCCGTCTCGAGGAGGTGGCCGCCCGCGGCGGCGGGCGGATGCGGGTGACCAAGAGCGGCGCCCGCGGCGTTCGGCTCGAGGGCGCGGAGCGCGGGGGCCGCAAGGGCCGCCTAGCCGTGGCggccgacatcttcagcttggcGCCGTCCGTGCTCGTGGTCGACGTCAAGAAGGACGGCGGCGACACGCTCGAGTATCGCTCCTTCTGCAGCGAGGAGCTCCGGCCGGCGCTCAAGGACATCGTCTGGGCGGCcgacccgccgccaccgccgtcgtgTGACGCCGTGCGGCCGCCTGTGCCGCTCATTGTTGTGGATGGATCGTAG